One stretch of Scophthalmus maximus strain ysfricsl-2021 chromosome 12, ASM2237912v1, whole genome shotgun sequence DNA includes these proteins:
- the il15ra gene encoding interleukin-15 receptor subunit alpha isoform X2, with protein sequence MALAPVTLRVCAMMVCLLGAARRSKGDEDGCRCPGIPQRPLTKPPPETCFNDTFRYTCMDGYVRKAGTSNLIKCSPINGTLQWTKPSLICKPDPLKTTTHPPMSTATPSFPRLQMTPTGSISPGEATDTNSTEPISPGVQADHTQEFTRGRKASDQTTSTSPYQLVNRTTVNPSASGQTDHGLGKTTTGLIVCASLVIACALIGISYACYRRRSRNNGPPATEEEKISMSPVPSGFET encoded by the exons ATGGCTCTGGCTCCGGTCACACTCCGCGTCTGCGCCATGATGGTCTGCCTGCTCGGAGCCGCGCGTCGCTCCAAAGGCG aCGAAGATGGCTGTCGGTGTCCAGGAATTCCTCAAAGGCCTCTAACGAAACCGCCGCCGGAGACCTGTTTTAATGACACCTTTCGCTACACGTGTATGGACGGCTACGTGAGGAAAGCGGGAACCTCAAACCTCATCAAATGCAGCCCAATCAATGGCACTCTGCAGTGGACCAAACCCTCCCTCATCTGCAAAC cCGACCCTCTGAAAACCACAACACATCCACCTATGAGCACAGCAACAC CATCGTTCCCCAGGCTACAGATGACCCCGACGGGAAGCATCTCACCCGGAGAGgcgacagacacaaacagcacagagcCAATCTCACCCGGTGTGCAGGCAGATCACACGCAGG AGTTCACGAGGGGCCGCAAAGCATCCGACCAGACAACATCGACGTCTCCCTACCAGCTTGTCAATAGGACGACGGTCAATCCTAGTGCGTCCGGCCAAACTGACCACG GACttggcaaaacaacaacagggctGATTGTGTGCGCTTCGTTGGTGATCGCCTGTGCTTTGATCGGAATCAGCTACGCATGTTATAGAAG GAGGTCACGAAACAACGGCCCACCAgcgacagaagaagaaaagatatcCATGAGTCCCGTTCCATCTGGATTCGAGACGTAA
- the il15ra gene encoding interleukin-15 receptor subunit alpha isoform X1, which produces MALAPVTLRVCAMMVCLLGAARRSKGDEDGCRCPGIPQRPLTKPPPETCFNDTFRYTCMDGYVRKAGTSNLIKCSPINGTLQWTKPSLICKPDPLKTTTHPPMSTATPSFPRLQMTPTGSISPGEATDTNSTEPISPGVQADHTQAEFTRGRKASDQTTSTSPYQLVNRTTVNPSASGQTDHGLGKTTTGLIVCASLVIACALIGISYACYRRRSRNNGPPATEEEKISMSPVPSGFET; this is translated from the exons ATGGCTCTGGCTCCGGTCACACTCCGCGTCTGCGCCATGATGGTCTGCCTGCTCGGAGCCGCGCGTCGCTCCAAAGGCG aCGAAGATGGCTGTCGGTGTCCAGGAATTCCTCAAAGGCCTCTAACGAAACCGCCGCCGGAGACCTGTTTTAATGACACCTTTCGCTACACGTGTATGGACGGCTACGTGAGGAAAGCGGGAACCTCAAACCTCATCAAATGCAGCCCAATCAATGGCACTCTGCAGTGGACCAAACCCTCCCTCATCTGCAAAC cCGACCCTCTGAAAACCACAACACATCCACCTATGAGCACAGCAACAC CATCGTTCCCCAGGCTACAGATGACCCCGACGGGAAGCATCTCACCCGGAGAGgcgacagacacaaacagcacagagcCAATCTCACCCGGTGTGCAGGCAGATCACACGCAGG CAGAGTTCACGAGGGGCCGCAAAGCATCCGACCAGACAACATCGACGTCTCCCTACCAGCTTGTCAATAGGACGACGGTCAATCCTAGTGCGTCCGGCCAAACTGACCACG GACttggcaaaacaacaacagggctGATTGTGTGCGCTTCGTTGGTGATCGCCTGTGCTTTGATCGGAATCAGCTACGCATGTTATAGAAG GAGGTCACGAAACAACGGCCCACCAgcgacagaagaagaaaagatatcCATGAGTCCCGTTCCATCTGGATTCGAGACGTAA
- the rbm17 gene encoding splicing factor 45 isoform X1, with protein sequence MSLYDDLGVGASDTKTEGWSKNFKLLQSQLKVKKAALTQAKTQRMKQSTVLAPVIDLKRGGSSEERQIIDTPPHVAAGIKDVVPIAFSSGDALIPLADEYDPMFPNDYEKVVKRHREERQRQREQERQKEIEEREKKRKDKNEGPVAAAAPSGFSRFPVAEEDSDEDDEYEKERRKRSMGGAAIAPPSSLVDRDGRSDDPSGSASFAYEDEGRPARGSKAAIPPPMFEDSDRPRSPPAPTSSFLANMGGTVAHKIMQKYGFREGQGLGKHEQGLSTALSVEKTSKRGGKIIIGDAAEKPGSSLSAVAETSVGGFSADPSKKSDANPLTEILKNPTKVVLLRNMVGRGEVDEDLEGETKEECEKYGKVIKCVIFEIAVVTDDEAVRIFLEFERVESAIKAVVDLNGRYFGGRVVKACFYNLDKFRVLDLGEQV encoded by the exons ATGTCGCTGTACGATGACCTCGGCGTGGGAGCCAGTGACACCAAGACGGAAGGCTGGTCCAAGAACTTCAAGCTGCTGCAGTCCCAGCTGAAGGTGAAGAAGGCAGCCCTGACCCAGGCCAAG ACCCAGCGGATGAAGCAGTCTACTGTCTTGGCTCCCGTCATTGACCTTAAGAGAGGAGGCTCCAGCGAAGAGCGTCAGATCATAGACACTCCTCCACACGTCGCTGCTGGAATCAAG GATGTCGTGCCCATTGCTTTCTCCTCTGGTGATGCGCTGATCCCGCTGGCGGACGAGTATGATCCGATGTTCCCCAACGACTACGAGAAGGTGGTGAAGAGGCACAGAGAAGAACGACAGCGGCAGCGGGAGCaggagaggcagaaggagatcgaggagagagaaaa aaagaggaaagacaagAACGAGGGTCCTGTAGCTGCAGCGGCTCCAAGTGGTTTCTCTCGTTTCCCGGTGGCGGAGGAAGACtcggatgaggatgatgagtaCGAGAAAGAGCGGCGGAAACGAA GTATGGGCGGAGCGGCCATTGCTCCTCCTTCATCACTCGTGGACAGAGATGGTAGGTCTGATGATCCATCAG gctcCGCTTCATTCGCCTACGAGGATGAAGGGCGTCCTGCCAGAGGATCGAAGGCCGCGATCCCTCCACCTATGTTTGAGGACTCAGACCGCCCACGTTCACCACCCGCACCCACCAGCTCCTTCTTGGCCAACATGGG AGGTACGGTGGCCCATAAGATTATGCAGAAGTATGGCTTCAGAGAAGGCCAGGGCCTGGGGAAGCACGAGCAGGGCCTCAGCACGGCGCTGTCAGTGGAGAAGACCAGCAAGAGAGGTGGAAAGATCATCATCGGTGACGCTGCAGAAAAAC CAGGGTCCAGCCTGTCAGCCGTTGCTGAAACTTCAGTCGGAGGCTTTTCAG CCGACCCCTCTAAGAAGTCGGACGCAAACCCGCTCACGGAGATCCTCAAAAATCCAACCAAAGTAGTTCTGCTGAGG AACATGGTGGGCCGAGGAGAAGTGGATGAGGACCTGGAGGGAGAGACGAAAGAGGAGTGCGAGAAATACGGCAAAGTGAtcaaatgtgtaatttttgaG ATCGCAGTTGTCACGGACGACGAAGCTGTCCGGATATTTCTAGAGTTTGAGAGGGTGGAGTCGGCCATAAAAG CCGTGGTAGATCTGAACGGGCGCTACTTCGGTGGGCGAGTCGTCAAGGCCTGCTTCTACAATCTAGACAAGTTCCGGGTGTTGGATTTAGGGGAGCAGGTCTGA
- the rbm17 gene encoding splicing factor 45 isoform X2 — MSLYDDLGVGASDTKTEGWSKNFKLLQSQLKVKKAALTQAKTQRMKQSTVLAPVIDLKRGGSSEERQIIDTPPHVAAGIKDVVPIAFSSGDALIPLADEYDPMFPNDYEKVVKRHREERQRQREQERQKEIEEREKKRKDKNEGPVAAAAPSGFSRFPVAEEDSDEDDEYEKERRKRSMGGAAIAPPSSLVDRDGSASFAYEDEGRPARGSKAAIPPPMFEDSDRPRSPPAPTSSFLANMGGTVAHKIMQKYGFREGQGLGKHEQGLSTALSVEKTSKRGGKIIIGDAAEKPGSSLSAVAETSVGGFSADPSKKSDANPLTEILKNPTKVVLLRNMVGRGEVDEDLEGETKEECEKYGKVIKCVIFEIAVVTDDEAVRIFLEFERVESAIKAVVDLNGRYFGGRVVKACFYNLDKFRVLDLGEQV, encoded by the exons ATGTCGCTGTACGATGACCTCGGCGTGGGAGCCAGTGACACCAAGACGGAAGGCTGGTCCAAGAACTTCAAGCTGCTGCAGTCCCAGCTGAAGGTGAAGAAGGCAGCCCTGACCCAGGCCAAG ACCCAGCGGATGAAGCAGTCTACTGTCTTGGCTCCCGTCATTGACCTTAAGAGAGGAGGCTCCAGCGAAGAGCGTCAGATCATAGACACTCCTCCACACGTCGCTGCTGGAATCAAG GATGTCGTGCCCATTGCTTTCTCCTCTGGTGATGCGCTGATCCCGCTGGCGGACGAGTATGATCCGATGTTCCCCAACGACTACGAGAAGGTGGTGAAGAGGCACAGAGAAGAACGACAGCGGCAGCGGGAGCaggagaggcagaaggagatcgaggagagagaaaa aaagaggaaagacaagAACGAGGGTCCTGTAGCTGCAGCGGCTCCAAGTGGTTTCTCTCGTTTCCCGGTGGCGGAGGAAGACtcggatgaggatgatgagtaCGAGAAAGAGCGGCGGAAACGAA GTATGGGCGGAGCGGCCATTGCTCCTCCTTCATCACTCGTGGACAGAGATG gctcCGCTTCATTCGCCTACGAGGATGAAGGGCGTCCTGCCAGAGGATCGAAGGCCGCGATCCCTCCACCTATGTTTGAGGACTCAGACCGCCCACGTTCACCACCCGCACCCACCAGCTCCTTCTTGGCCAACATGGG AGGTACGGTGGCCCATAAGATTATGCAGAAGTATGGCTTCAGAGAAGGCCAGGGCCTGGGGAAGCACGAGCAGGGCCTCAGCACGGCGCTGTCAGTGGAGAAGACCAGCAAGAGAGGTGGAAAGATCATCATCGGTGACGCTGCAGAAAAAC CAGGGTCCAGCCTGTCAGCCGTTGCTGAAACTTCAGTCGGAGGCTTTTCAG CCGACCCCTCTAAGAAGTCGGACGCAAACCCGCTCACGGAGATCCTCAAAAATCCAACCAAAGTAGTTCTGCTGAGG AACATGGTGGGCCGAGGAGAAGTGGATGAGGACCTGGAGGGAGAGACGAAAGAGGAGTGCGAGAAATACGGCAAAGTGAtcaaatgtgtaatttttgaG ATCGCAGTTGTCACGGACGACGAAGCTGTCCGGATATTTCTAGAGTTTGAGAGGGTGGAGTCGGCCATAAAAG CCGTGGTAGATCTGAACGGGCGCTACTTCGGTGGGCGAGTCGTCAAGGCCTGCTTCTACAATCTAGACAAGTTCCGGGTGTTGGATTTAGGGGAGCAGGTCTGA